A stretch of Eriocheir sinensis breed Jianghai 21 unplaced genomic scaffold, ASM2467909v1 Scaffold41, whole genome shotgun sequence DNA encodes these proteins:
- the LOC126992165 gene encoding uncharacterized protein LOC126992165 isoform X4 translates to MTIYTTTAQMAVTSRMASVSTDQSSLVIISKAAHASSASSVMAATNSADGHGSSASSVMAATNSADAHGSSASSDESSRVVTSKSAHGSSASSDESSWVVTSKSAHGSSASSDESSRVVTSKSAHGSSASSDESSRVVTSKSAHGSSASSVMAVTNSADAHGSSASTDQSSRVIASKAAHESSASTIAAEVTKSGAAHESSASTDQSSRVIASKAAHESSASTIAAEVTKFGAAHETSASTDQSSWVVTSKAAHASASSVLATPSVAARGAGLTARTGSPHRLPLHRRLVKTGPSSQKREKWRPLMLSSSQASGMEEVKTGFLSEAHCTLTAALPSFLHSFAKGTRSSPSAWQP, encoded by the exons atgacaatttacacaacgacagcacagatggccgtgacgtccaggatggcatcagtctctacggaccagtcatcactggtcatcatctcgaaggctgcccatgcatcatcagcctcttcggtgatggcggccaccaattcggcggatgggcatggatcatcagcctcttcggtgatggcggccaccaattcggcggatgcccatggatcatcagcctcatcagacgagtcatcacgggtcgtcacttccaagagtgcccatggatcatcagcctcatcagacgagtcatcatgggtcgtcacttcaaagagtgcccatggatcatcagcctcatcagacgagtcatcacgggtcgtcacttcaaagagtgcccatggatcatcagcctcatcagacgagtcatcacgggtcgtcacttcaaagagtgcccatggatcatcagcctcatcggtgatggcggtcaccaattcggcggatgcccatggatcatcagcctccacggaccagtcatcacgggtcattgcttcaaaggctgcccatgaatcatcagcctcgaccatagcagcggaagtcaccaagtctggggctgcccatgaatcatcagcctccacggaccagtcatcacgggtcattgcttcaaaggctgcccatgaatcatcagcctcgaccatagcagcggag gtcaccaagtttggggctgcccatgaaacatcagcctccacggaccagtcatcatgggtcgtcacttcaaaggctgcccatgcatcagcctcatcggtcctggccactccgtcagtggccgcacgcggtgcagggctcaccgcccggacgggctcgccacaccgcctcccgttaCACCGGAGACTGGTGAAGACGGGCCCGTcatcacagaagagagagaagtggaggccgctgatgttgtccagcagccaggccagtgggatggaagaggtgaagactggcttcctaagcgaggcgcattgcaccctgacggccgcgttgccgtctttcttgcacagcttcgccaagggcacacgcagctcaccctcggcgtggcagccttga
- the LOC126992165 gene encoding uncharacterized protein LOC126992165 isoform X3 gives MTIYTTTAQMAVTSRMASVSTDQSSLVIISKAAHASSASSVMAATNSADGHGSSASSVMAATNSADAHGSSASSDESSRVVTSKSAHGSSASSDESSWVVTSKSAHGSSASSDESSRVVTSKSAHGSSASSDESSRVVTSKSAHGSSASSVMAVTNSADAHGSSASTDQSSRVIASKAAHESSASTIAAEVTKSGAAHESSASTDQSSRVIASKAAHESSASTIAAEVTKSGAAHESSASTDQSSRVIASKAAHASASTIAAEVTKFGAAHETSASTDQSSWVVTSKAAHASASSVLATPSVAARGAGLTARTGSPHRLPLHRRLVKTGPSSQKREKWRPLMLSSSQASGMEEVKTGFLSEAHCTLTAALPSFLHSFAKGTRSSPSAWQP, from the exons atgacaatttacacaacgacagcacagatggccgtgacgtccaggatggcatcagtctctacggaccagtcatcactggtcatcatctcgaaggctgcccatgcatcatcagcctcttcggtgatggcggccaccaattcggcggatgggcatggatcatcagcctcttcggtgatggcggccaccaattcggcggatgcccatggatcatcagcctcatcagacgagtcatcacgggtcgtcacttccaagagtgcccatggatcatcagcctcatcagacgagtcatcatgggtcgtcacttcaaagagtgcccatggatcatcagcctcatcagacgagtcatcacgggtcgtcacttcaaagagtgcccatggatcatcagcctcatcagacgagtcatcacgggtcgtcacttcaaagagtgcccatggatcatcagcctcatcggtgatggcggtcaccaattcggcggatgcccatggatcatcagcctccacggaccagtcatcacgggtcattgcttcaaaggctgcccatgaatcatcagcctcgaccatagcagcggaagtcaccaagtctggggctgcccatgaatcatcagcctccacggaccagtcatcacgggtcattgcttcaaaggctgcccatgaatcatcagcctcgaccatagcagcggag gtcaccaagtctggggctgcccatgaatcatcagcctccacggaccagtcatcacgggtcattgcttcaaaggctgcccatgcatcagcctcgaccatagcagcggag gtcaccaagtttggggctgcccatgaaacatcagcctccacggaccagtcatcatgggtcgtcacttcaaaggctgcccatgcatcagcctcatcggtcctggccactccgtcagtggccgcacgcggtgcagggctcaccgcccggacgggctcgccacaccgcctcccgttaCACCGGAGACTGGTGAAGACGGGCCCGTcatcacagaagagagagaagtggaggccgctgatgttgtccagcagccaggccagtgggatggaagaggtgaagactggcttcctaagcgaggcgcattgcaccctgacggccgcgttgccgtctttcttgcacagcttcgccaagggcacacgcagctcaccctcggcgtggcagccttga
- the LOC126992165 gene encoding uncharacterized protein LOC126992165 isoform X1 codes for MTIYTTTAQMAVTSRMASVSTDQSSLVIISKAAHASSASSVMAATNSADGHGSSASSVMAATNSADAHGSSASSDESSRVVTSKSAHGSSASSDESSWVVTSKSAHGSSASSDESSRVVTSKSAHGSSASSDESSRVVTSKSAHGSSASSVMAVTNSADAHGSSASTDQSSRVIASKAAHESSASTIAAEVTKSGAAHESSASTDQSSRVIASKAAHESSASTIAAEVTKSGGAHESSASTDQSSRVIASKAAHESSASTIAAEVTKFGAAHETSASTDQSSWVVTSKAAHASASSVLATPSVAARGAGLTARTGSPHRLPLHRRLVKTGPSSQKREKWRPLMLSSSQASGMEEVKTGFLSEAHCTLTAALPSFLHSFAKGTRSSPSAWQP; via the exons atgacaatttacacaacgacagcacagatggccgtgacgtccaggatggcatcagtctctacggaccagtcatcactggtcatcatctcgaaggctgcccatgcatcatcagcctcttcggtgatggcggccaccaattcggcggatgggcatggatcatcagcctcttcggtgatggcggccaccaattcggcggatgcccatggatcatcagcctcatcagacgagtcatcacgggtcgtcacttccaagagtgcccatggatcatcagcctcatcagacgagtcatcatgggtcgtcacttcaaagagtgcccatggatcatcagcctcatcagacgagtcatcacgggtcgtcacttcaaagagtgcccatggatcatcagcctcatcagacgagtcatcacgggtcgtcacttcaaagagtgcccatggatcatcagcctcatcggtgatggcggtcaccaattcggcggatgcccatggatcatcagcctccacggaccagtcatcacgggtcattgcttcaaaggctgcccatgaatcatcagcctcgaccatagcagcggaagtcaccaagtctggggctgcccatgaatcatcagcctccacggaccagtcatcacgggtcattgcttcaaaggctgcccatgaatcatcagcctcgaccatagcagcggaggtcaccaagtctgggggtgcccatgaatcatcagcctccacggaccagtcatcacgggtcattgcttcaaaggctgcccatgaatcatcagcctcgaccatagcagcggag gtcaccaagtttggggctgcccatgaaacatcagcctccacggaccagtcatcatgggtcgtcacttcaaaggctgcccatgcatcagcctcatcggtcctggccactccgtcagtggccgcacgcggtgcagggctcaccgcccggacgggctcgccacaccgcctcccgttaCACCGGAGACTGGTGAAGACGGGCCCGTcatcacagaagagagagaagtggaggccgctgatgttgtccagcagccaggccagtgggatggaagaggtgaagactggcttcctaagcgaggcgcattgcaccctgacggccgcgttgccgtctttcttgcacagcttcgccaagggcacacgcagctcaccctcggcgtggcagccttga
- the LOC126992165 gene encoding uncharacterized protein LOC126992165 isoform X2, with protein MTIYTTTAQMAVTSRMASVSTDQSSLVIISKAAHASSASSVMAATNSADGHGSSASSVMAATNSADAHGSSASSDESSRVVTSKSAHGSSASSDESSWVVTSKSAHGSSASSDESSRVVTSKSAHGSSASSDESSRVVTSKSAHGSSASSVMAVTNSADAHGSSASTDQSSRVIASKAAHESSASTIAAEVTKSGGAHESSASTDQSSRVIASKAAHESSASTIAAEVTKSGAAHESSASTDQSSRVIASKAAHASASTIAAEVTKFGAAHETSASTDQSSWVVTSKAAHASASSVLATPSVAARGAGLTARTGSPHRLPLHRRLVKTGPSSQKREKWRPLMLSSSQASGMEEVKTGFLSEAHCTLTAALPSFLHSFAKGTRSSPSAWQP; from the exons atgacaatttacacaacgacagcacagatggccgtgacgtccaggatggcatcagtctctacggaccagtcatcactggtcatcatctcgaaggctgcccatgcatcatcagcctcttcggtgatggcggccaccaattcggcggatgggcatggatcatcagcctcttcggtgatggcggccaccaattcggcggatgcccatggatcatcagcctcatcagacgagtcatcacgggtcgtcacttccaagagtgcccatggatcatcagcctcatcagacgagtcatcatgggtcgtcacttcaaagagtgcccatggatcatcagcctcatcagacgagtcatcacgggtcgtcacttcaaagagtgcccatggatcatcagcctcatcagacgagtcatcacgggtcgtcacttcaaagagtgcccatggatcatcagcctcatcggtgatggcggtcaccaattcggcggatgcccatggatcatcagcctccacggaccagtcatcacgggtcattgcttcaaaggctgcccatgaatcatcagcctcgaccatagcagcggaa gtcaccaagtctgggggtgcccatgaatcatcagcctccacggaccagtcatcacgggtcattgcttcaaaggctgcccatgaatcatcagcctcgaccatagcagcggaggtcaccaagtctggggctgcccatgaatcatcagcctccacggaccagtcatcacgggtcattgcttcaaaggctgcccatgcatcagcctcgaccatagcagcggag gtcaccaagtttggggctgcccatgaaacatcagcctccacggaccagtcatcatgggtcgtcacttcaaaggctgcccatgcatcagcctcatcggtcctggccactccgtcagtggccgcacgcggtgcagggctcaccgcccggacgggctcgccacaccgcctcccgttaCACCGGAGACTGGTGAAGACGGGCCCGTcatcacagaagagagagaagtggaggccgctgatgttgtccagcagccaggccagtgggatggaagaggtgaagactggcttcctaagcgaggcgcattgcaccctgacggccgcgttgccgtctttcttgcacagcttcgccaagggcacacgcagctcaccctcggcgtggcagccttga